The Streptomyces sp. P9-A4 genome contains a region encoding:
- a CDS encoding universal stress protein, whose product MAGHEFPEPADRKRVADSTVDPLAVEQPRHACDPAFRHGVVVGFDGSTSSERALAYAIGMARRSGSGLIIVHVANRLPTTVWAGCEPPVFVDVPDHRTEVLGLELACAEHLSEVPWILVERGGDICHELQEVGREYSADAIVVGSTHGIVGRIFGSVAGRLARRAQRPVIVIP is encoded by the coding sequence ATGGCCGGTCACGAATTCCCCGAACCCGCGGACCGCAAGCGCGTCGCCGATTCCACGGTCGACCCCCTCGCGGTAGAACAGCCACGTCATGCCTGCGACCCGGCCTTCCGGCACGGGGTGGTCGTCGGCTTCGACGGCTCCACGTCCAGTGAGCGAGCCCTCGCGTACGCCATCGGCATGGCCAGGCGCTCCGGCTCGGGCCTGATCATCGTGCATGTGGCCAACCGGCTGCCCACCACGGTGTGGGCCGGCTGCGAGCCCCCCGTCTTCGTCGACGTGCCCGACCACCGAACCGAGGTCCTCGGCCTCGAACTGGCCTGCGCGGAGCACCTGTCGGAGGTGCCCTGGATCCTGGTCGAGCGCGGCGGGGACATCTGTCACGAGCTGCAGGAGGTCGGCCGGGAGTACTCGGCCGACGCGATCGTGGTCGGCTCCACGCACGGGATCGTCGGCCGGATCTTCGGCTCCGTGGCCGGGCGCCTCGCGCGCCGCGCGCAGCGGCCCGTGATCGTCATCCCGTAA
- the glmS gene encoding glutamine--fructose-6-phosphate transaminase (isomerizing) codes for MCGIVGYIGKRDVAPLLLEGLARLEYRGYDSAGMVVTSPKASGLKMVKAKGRVRDLEAKVPKRFTGTTGIAHTRWATHGAPSDVNSHPHLDPENKVAVVHNGIVDNAQELRAKLEADGVVFASETDTEVITHLIARSQADTLEEKVREALKVIEGTYGIAVMHADFNDRIVVARNGSPVILGIGEKEMLVASDVAALIAHTRQVVTLDDGEMATLKADDFRTYTTSGASTTATPETVEWEAASYDMGGHDTFMHKEISEQPDAVDRVLRGRIDDRFSTVHLGGLNLDPREARTIRRIKILGCGTSYHAGLIGAGLIESMARIPADAEPASEFRYRNPVVDPDTLYIAVSQSGETYDVLAAVQELKRKGARVLGVVNVVGSAIAREADGGVYVHAGPEVCVVSTKCFTNTVTAFALLALHLGRIRDLSVTDGKRIIEGLRKLPAQIQEILESEDEIKKIAAEYAGAQSMMFIGRVRGYPVALEASLKLKEISYIHAEAYPASELKHGPLALIEPALPTVAIVPDDDLLEKNRAALEEIKARSGRILAVAHQEQAKADHTIIVPKNEDELDPILMGIPLQLLAYHTALAMGRDIDKPRNLAKSVTVE; via the coding sequence ATGTGCGGAATTGTCGGTTACATCGGAAAGCGCGACGTCGCCCCCCTGCTCCTTGAGGGCCTGGCGCGTCTGGAGTACCGCGGATACGACTCCGCCGGCATGGTCGTCACCAGCCCGAAGGCCTCCGGCCTGAAGATGGTCAAGGCCAAGGGCCGGGTCCGTGACCTGGAGGCCAAGGTCCCCAAGCGCTTCACCGGTACCACCGGCATCGCCCACACCCGCTGGGCCACCCACGGCGCGCCGAGCGACGTGAACTCGCACCCGCACCTGGACCCCGAGAACAAGGTCGCCGTCGTCCACAACGGCATCGTCGACAACGCCCAGGAGCTCCGCGCCAAGCTGGAGGCCGACGGCGTCGTCTTCGCCTCCGAGACGGACACCGAGGTCATCACCCACCTCATCGCCCGCTCCCAGGCCGACACTCTGGAAGAGAAGGTCCGCGAGGCGCTCAAGGTCATCGAGGGCACCTACGGCATCGCCGTGATGCACGCCGACTTCAACGACCGCATCGTCGTGGCCCGCAACGGCTCCCCGGTCATCCTCGGCATCGGCGAGAAGGAGATGCTCGTCGCCTCCGACGTCGCCGCGCTGATCGCCCACACCCGCCAGGTCGTCACCCTCGACGACGGCGAGATGGCCACCCTCAAGGCCGACGACTTCCGTACGTACACGACCTCGGGCGCGTCCACCACCGCCACCCCGGAGACCGTGGAGTGGGAGGCCGCCTCGTACGACATGGGCGGTCACGACACGTTCATGCACAAGGAGATCTCCGAGCAGCCCGACGCGGTCGACCGCGTGCTGCGCGGCCGGATCGACGACCGCTTCTCCACCGTGCACCTGGGCGGCCTGAACCTGGACCCGCGCGAGGCCCGCACCATCCGCCGGATCAAGATCCTCGGCTGCGGCACCTCGTACCACGCCGGTCTGATCGGCGCCGGGCTCATCGAGTCGATGGCCCGCATCCCCGCCGACGCCGAGCCGGCCTCGGAGTTCCGCTACCGCAACCCGGTCGTGGACCCCGACACCCTCTACATCGCCGTCTCCCAGTCCGGTGAGACCTACGACGTGCTCGCCGCCGTCCAGGAGCTCAAGCGGAAGGGCGCCCGCGTCCTCGGCGTCGTCAACGTCGTCGGCTCCGCCATCGCCCGCGAGGCCGACGGTGGCGTGTACGTCCACGCCGGCCCCGAGGTCTGCGTCGTCTCCACCAAGTGCTTCACCAACACGGTCACCGCCTTCGCGCTGCTCGCCCTGCACCTGGGCCGGATCCGCGACCTGTCCGTCACCGACGGCAAGCGGATCATCGAGGGCCTGCGCAAGCTGCCCGCGCAGATCCAGGAGATCCTGGAGTCCGAGGACGAGATCAAGAAGATCGCGGCGGAGTACGCGGGCGCCCAGTCGATGATGTTCATCGGCCGTGTCCGTGGCTACCCGGTCGCCCTGGAGGCCTCCCTCAAGCTGAAGGAGATCTCCTACATCCACGCCGAGGCCTACCCGGCCTCCGAGCTGAAGCACGGCCCGCTCGCCCTCATCGAGCCGGCGCTGCCGACGGTCGCGATCGTCCCCGACGACGACCTCCTCGAGAAGAACCGTGCCGCCCTGGAGGAGATCAAGGCCCGCAGCGGCCGCATCCTCGCGGTCGCGCACCAGGAGCAGGCCAAGGCCGACCACACCATCATCGTGCCGAAGAACGAGGACGAGCTGGACCCGATCCTGATGGGCATCCCGCTCCAGCTCCTCGCCTACCACACGGCGCTCGCCATGGGCCGCGACATCGACAAGCCGCGCAACCTGGCCAAGTCCGTCACGGTCGAGTAG
- a CDS encoding GPR1/FUN34/YaaH family transporter has product MDNEVAAGNTTSTLGHLALGLTLLAFGLGGTGVIDNVAATDAAGLATWVGGVTLFLVGLLALRAGDKGEGTAFAALGAFWFTWGTAAGGGASADAIGVFLLLWALLALTLTLAASGGGLFGQGVYGLLFVALLLLGIGALADNGGLGKAGGWVAAAAGLVAWYGATAAVAGWPTSLARAGRGAPAAS; this is encoded by the coding sequence GTGGACAACGAAGTCGCCGCGGGAAACACCACTTCCACTCTCGGACACCTGGCACTCGGACTCACCCTGCTGGCCTTCGGCCTGGGTGGTACGGGTGTCATCGACAACGTCGCGGCGACGGACGCCGCGGGCCTCGCCACCTGGGTCGGCGGGGTGACGCTCTTCCTCGTCGGCCTGCTCGCCCTGCGCGCGGGCGACAAGGGGGAGGGCACGGCGTTCGCGGCGCTCGGCGCCTTCTGGTTCACCTGGGGGACCGCCGCCGGCGGCGGCGCCTCGGCCGACGCCATCGGCGTCTTCCTGCTCCTGTGGGCGCTGCTGGCGCTCACGCTGACGCTGGCCGCATCGGGCGGCGGACTGTTCGGCCAGGGCGTGTACGGGCTGCTGTTCGTGGCGCTCCTGCTGCTCGGCATCGGGGCGCTCGCCGACAACGGCGGGCTCGGGAAGGCGGGCGGCTGGGTGGCCGCCGCCGCCGGTCTCGTCGCCTGGTACGGCGCCACGGCAGCGGTCGCGGGCTGGCCGACCTCCCTGGCCCGCGCGGGCCGAGGGGCCCCGGCAGCGAGCTGA